From a region of the Rathayibacter sp. VKM Ac-2804 genome:
- the hxlA gene encoding 3-hexulose-6-phosphate synthase codes for MKLQFAMDTLSTDAALELAAAAAPHVDILELGTPLIKSAGLSAITAVKEAHPDKTVFADLKTMDAGELEADMAFKAGADLVTVLGVAGDSTIAGAIAAGKKHGKGVVVDLIGVPDKAARAREVVALGAEFVEMHAGLDEQAEEGFTFETLLRDGEASGVPFSVAGGVSTATIESVQRAGAVVAVAGGAIYGAPDVGAAAAALRAAIV; via the coding sequence GTGAAGCTCCAGTTCGCCATGGACACCCTCAGCACCGACGCCGCCCTCGAGCTCGCCGCCGCGGCCGCCCCGCACGTCGACATCCTCGAGCTCGGCACCCCGCTGATCAAGAGCGCCGGCCTCTCGGCCATCACCGCCGTCAAGGAGGCGCACCCCGACAAGACGGTCTTCGCCGACCTCAAGACGATGGACGCCGGCGAGCTCGAGGCCGACATGGCCTTCAAGGCCGGCGCCGACCTCGTCACCGTCCTCGGCGTCGCCGGCGACAGCACCATCGCCGGCGCGATCGCCGCCGGCAAGAAGCACGGCAAGGGCGTGGTCGTCGACCTCATCGGCGTCCCCGACAAGGCCGCCCGCGCCCGCGAGGTCGTCGCACTCGGCGCCGAGTTCGTCGAGATGCACGCCGGTCTCGACGAGCAGGCCGAGGAGGGCTTCACCTTCGAGACGCTCCTGCGCGACGGCGAGGCCTCGGGCGTCCCGTTCTCGGTCGCGGGCGGCGTGAGCACCGCCACCATCGAGTCCGTGCAGCGCGCGGGCGCCGTGGTCGCCGTCGCGGGCGGCGCGATCTACGG